The Pseudomonadota bacterium genome includes a window with the following:
- the rpsL gene encoding 30S ribosomal protein S12 — protein MPTINQLVRLGRKVVKKKSSSPALTNCPQKRGVCVRVYTTTPKKPNSALRKVARVRLTNGIEVTTYIPGIGHNLQEHSVVLIRGGRVKDLPGVRYHIIRGSLDASGVAGRKKSRSKYGAKRPK, from the coding sequence ATGCCTACTATTAACCAATTGGTAAGGCTGGGGAGAAAAGTTGTCAAAAAGAAGAGTTCCTCGCCTGCCCTTACGAACTGTCCACAGAAAAGGGGAGTTTGCGTTAGGGTATACACAACGACTCCAAAAAAACCAAATTCAGCACTACGAAAGGTTGCCCGTGTAAGACTGACGAATGGTATCGAAGTTACCACATATATTCCAGGGATAGGACACAACCTACAGGAGCACTCTGTGGTCTTGATAAGAGGCGGAAGGGTAAAAGACTTACCAGGCGTGAGATACCATATAATAAGGGGTTCTCTGGATGCAAGTGGTGTAGCAGGAAGGAAGAAGAGTAGGTCTAAATACGGTGCAAAAAGACCTAAATAG
- a CDS encoding OFA family MFS transporter, whose translation MAEEKTFNRWLVVVGALLIQISLGAIYIYSVFKPGLKANFPNWSDTDLALPSQLVLACFALSMIIAGRIQDKIGPRIIATIGGVLLGAGLLIASFSKDLAMFTIGFSVIGGFGIGAAYVCPIATCVKWFPDKRGLITGLAVAGFGAGALVFTPVAKSLIASSGVMTTFLYLGIIFLIAVIIGAQFMINPPAGYKPAGWNPPAPAAGTTAASKADYTMGEMIKTPQFWLLWLTYFAGCTAGLMIIMNITNIWQSFSMLSIVKNMSTIPKDTYADIITKGATAVIIVSILNGAGRIFWGKISDSIGRKTTLLIMFVFSGVIMLILNGLSSYALYIFGVSCVGFCFGGFLALYPAFTADYFGTKNVGANYGFMFTAYGAGGLFGPWLAPKLMNVVQKIPFETVDKAGAILTKPYNAGSYVTSFIISGVMCLASAALVLIIKAPKGK comes from the coding sequence ATGGCGGAAGAAAAAACTTTCAATCGCTGGCTTGTAGTGGTAGGGGCACTATTAATTCAGATAAGCCTTGGCGCTATATATATTTATAGTGTTTTCAAACCTGGCTTAAAAGCAAACTTTCCCAACTGGTCTGACACAGACCTTGCCCTTCCTTCTCAGCTCGTTCTTGCCTGTTTTGCTTTAAGTATGATTATCGCGGGAAGAATCCAGGACAAGATAGGACCAAGAATTATTGCAACCATAGGGGGTGTATTGTTAGGCGCAGGTCTTTTGATAGCCTCATTCTCAAAAGATCTTGCAATGTTTACCATAGGGTTTAGTGTCATCGGTGGTTTTGGAATAGGCGCCGCCTATGTATGCCCGATCGCTACCTGTGTGAAATGGTTTCCAGATAAAAGGGGGTTGATTACAGGACTTGCTGTTGCCGGTTTTGGTGCAGGTGCCCTCGTATTTACCCCTGTCGCAAAGTCACTCATTGCATCTTCTGGTGTAATGACTACCTTTTTATACCTCGGTATTATATTTTTAATTGCTGTAATAATTGGCGCACAGTTTATGATAAACCCACCAGCTGGTTATAAGCCTGCAGGCTGGAATCCTCCCGCCCCTGCTGCTGGCACAACTGCGGCATCAAAAGCTGATTACACAATGGGGGAAATGATTAAAACCCCCCAGTTCTGGCTTTTATGGCTCACCTATTTCGCCGGATGTACAGCAGGACTGATGATAATCATGAACATCACCAATATATGGCAGTCCTTTTCCATGCTCAGCATTGTGAAAAACATGAGTACAATTCCAAAAGATACCTATGCAGATATCATCACAAAAGGCGCAACGGCTGTCATCATTGTATCAATACTCAACGGTGCGGGGAGGATTTTCTGGGGTAAAATATCCGATAGCATAGGAAGAAAAACAACCCTCTTAATCATGTTTGTATTCAGTGGAGTGATAATGCTTATATTAAATGGTCTTTCATCCTATGCCCTTTATATATTCGGCGTTTCCTGTGTTGGCTTTTGCTTTGGCGGATTTCTCGCACTATACCCTGCCTTTACCGCAGATTATTTTGGTACCAAAAATGTGGGTGCAAATTACGGTTTCATGTTTACCGCATACGGAGCAGGCGGATTGTTCGGACCATGGCTTGCGCCGAAACTTATGAACGTTGTTCAAAAGATCCCCTTTGAGACCGTAGATAAGGCTGGCGCTATCTTAACAAAACCGTACAATGCAGGAAGCTATGTCACTTCTTTCATTATCTCCGGTGTAATGTGTCTTGCATCTGCAGCACTGGTATTGATTATAAAAGCACCGAAGGGAAAGTGA
- the rpsG gene encoding 30S ribosomal protein S7, which translates to MPRKGHVAKREKLPDPKYNDLLVERLINCVMLDGKKSIATNIVYSAFDMIESKMKEEALKVFHKAIDNIKPELEVKARRVGGATYQVPVEVRMNRKLSLGIRWLIKYAKERSERTMIEKIAGEIVDAYNNKGGAVKKREDTHKMAEANKAFAHYRW; encoded by the coding sequence ATGCCAAGAAAGGGACACGTAGCAAAAAGGGAGAAACTGCCTGATCCAAAATACAACGATTTGCTTGTGGAAAGATTGATAAACTGTGTTATGTTGGACGGGAAAAAGAGTATTGCTACGAATATAGTGTATAGTGCCTTTGACATGATTGAAAGCAAGATGAAGGAAGAGGCCTTAAAGGTATTTCATAAAGCAATAGACAATATCAAGCCGGAATTAGAGGTAAAGGCAAGACGTGTTGGTGGGGCTACATATCAGGTTCCGGTTGAGGTGAGAATGAATAGAAAGCTGTCTTTAGGGATAAGATGGTTGATAAAATATGCAAAAGAAAGATCCGAGAGAACAATGATAGAGAAGATTGCAGGAGAGATTGTTGATGCTTACAACAATAAAGGCGGAGCTGTAAAGAAGAGAGAGGATACCCACAAGATGGCTGAAGCCAACAAGGCTTTTGCCCATTACAGATGGTAA